One stretch of Blastocatellia bacterium DNA includes these proteins:
- a CDS encoding methyltransferase, which yields MAKLAGLIIVYVGMILVVWAAVHIKGAFLGEVELRLDVLVRDGPYRFVPHPVYLGMTIALVALVVALRS from the coding sequence GTGGCGAAGCTTGCAGGATTGATTATCGTGTACGTGGGAATGATCCTGGTCGTTTGGGCCGCCGTGCATATCAAAGGTGCATTTCTGGGCGAAGTAGAACTGAGGTTGGATGTGCTGGTGCGGGATGGGCCCTATCGTTTTGTTCCCCATCCGGTATATCTTGGCATGACGATTGCTCTTGTGGCACTTGTTGTTGCTCTCAGGAGCTAG